A section of the Meles meles chromosome 8, mMelMel3.1 paternal haplotype, whole genome shotgun sequence genome encodes:
- the LOC123948626 gene encoding olfactory receptor 4P4-like encodes MEIQRNISEFILLGLSYNQNIQKFCFVFFLFCYVSVLVGNLLILVSVRCSDLFYQPMYYFLSHLSFMDICYTSCVTPKLIGDLLLARKTISYDNCMLQVFALHFLGMIEILILTVMAFDRYAAICKPLHYLLIMNRTRCHLLVLAAWAGGALHSFSQFSLIIRLPFCGPNEINHYYCDIFPLLKVACTDTYITGVLVVANSGTVTLVTFVLLFGSYVVILLSLRSRSTEGRRKALSTCGSHITVVILFFGPLIFAYLRPPTTFPEDKIFALFYTIIAPMFNPLIYTLRNTEMKKAMRRVWCQRIFSEEKHT; translated from the coding sequence ATGGAAATTCAGAGAAACATCTCAGAATTCATCCTTTTGGGACTATCCTATAACCAGAACATACaaaaattttgctttgttttcttcttattttgttatgtttctgTCTTGGTGGGAAATCTCCTAATTCTTGTCTCTGTTCGATGCAGTGACCTTTTTTACCAACCGATGTACTATTTCCTCAGCCATTTATCCTTCATGGACATTTGCTACACCTCCTGTGTGACACCCAAACTAATTGGTGACCTGCTACTGGCTAGAAAAACCATCTCTTATGATAACTGCATGTTACAGGTCTTTGCCTTGCACTTCCTGGGAATGATTGAAATCCTCATTCTTACAGTCATGGCCTTTGATCGCTATGCTGCCATCTGCAAACCTCTCCACTACCTGCTTATCATGAACAGGACAAGGTGCCATCTCCTAGTCTTGGCTGCGTGGGCTGGTGGGGCTCTCcattctttttctcagttttctctgATAATCAGGTTGCCCTTCTGTGGCCCCAATGAAATCAATCACTACTATTGTGATATCTTCCCTCTGCTGAAAGTTGCCTGCACTGACACCTACATCACTGGGGTCCTTGTGGTTGCCAATTCAGGAACGGTCACTTTAGTAACCTTTGTTCTCTTGTTTGGGTCTTATGTTGTTATATTACTCAGTTTAAGAAGTCGTTCAACTGAAGGAAGACGCAAAGCTCTCTCTACCTGTGGGTCTCATATCACTGTGGTGATCCTATTTTTTGGACCTTTAATCTTCGCCTACCTTCGACCTCCTACCACTTTCCCTGAGGACAAAATATTTGCACTATTTTACACCATCATTGCGCCTATGTTCAATCCCCTAATCTACACTCTGAgaaatacagagatgaaaaaagCTATGAGAAGGGTTTGGTGTCAAAGgatattttcagaagaaaaacacactTGA